From Lolium perenne isolate Kyuss_39 chromosome 5, Kyuss_2.0, whole genome shotgun sequence, a single genomic window includes:
- the LOC127302341 gene encoding uncharacterized protein isoform X2: MEPARRRQVPAFGEWNYYYHYDEPEVAAPAAAAYCYGAVPEPEACSDVWFRYSPPPRKPAPAKKTRRRVPEGDSDASLEKRGRGSARPASEANGARATRVVRPVDEDLYQVPPPELASSHRRRPRRSLWMGCLGCVA, from the exons ATGGAG CCGGCGAGGAGGCGACAGGTGCCGGCGTTCGGGGAGTGGAACTACTACTACCACTACGACGAGCCGGAGGTCGCCGCGCCCGCCGCCGCGGCGTACTGCTACGGCGCCGTGCCCGAGCCGGAGGCCTGCAGCGACGTGTGGTTCAGGTACTCGCCGCCCCCGCGCAAGCCCGCGCCCGCCAAGAAGACCAGGAGGAGGGTGCCGGAGGGCGACAGTGATGCCTCGCTGGAGAAGAGGGGGAGAGGGAGCGCGAGGCCGGCGTCGGAGGCCAACGGAGCGCGCGCAACAAGGGTGGTGCGGCCGGTCGACGAGGACCTGTACCAGGTGCCGCCGCCGGAGCTCGCCTCCTCCCACAGGCGCCGCCCCAGGAGGAGCCTGTGGATGGGATGCTTGGGATGCGTCGCCTGA
- the LOC127302341 gene encoding uncharacterized protein isoform X1, whose translation MEKPARRRQVPAFGEWNYYYHYDEPEVAAPAAAAYCYGAVPEPEACSDVWFRYSPPPRKPAPAKKTRRRVPEGDSDASLEKRGRGSARPASEANGARATRVVRPVDEDLYQVPPPELASSHRRRPRRSLWMGCLGCVA comes from the exons ATGGAG AAGCCGGCGAGGAGGCGACAGGTGCCGGCGTTCGGGGAGTGGAACTACTACTACCACTACGACGAGCCGGAGGTCGCCGCGCCCGCCGCCGCGGCGTACTGCTACGGCGCCGTGCCCGAGCCGGAGGCCTGCAGCGACGTGTGGTTCAGGTACTCGCCGCCCCCGCGCAAGCCCGCGCCCGCCAAGAAGACCAGGAGGAGGGTGCCGGAGGGCGACAGTGATGCCTCGCTGGAGAAGAGGGGGAGAGGGAGCGCGAGGCCGGCGTCGGAGGCCAACGGAGCGCGCGCAACAAGGGTGGTGCGGCCGGTCGACGAGGACCTGTACCAGGTGCCGCCGCCGGAGCTCGCCTCCTCCCACAGGCGCCGCCCCAGGAGGAGCCTGTGGATGGGATGCTTGGGATGCGTCGCCTGA
- the LOC127298295 gene encoding uncharacterized protein isoform X1 — translation MEKVAARRRQVPAFGEWNYYHHYDDPEAAAVAPPALAYCYATPEPEACSDVWFRYSPPQRKPMPTKKPRRRVPDGDSDASLEKKGRRARPASEAVGGCGGGGLARATRVVRPVDEDLYQVPPLDLAASHKRRPRRRSLWMGCLGC, via the exons ATGGAG AAGGTGGCGGCGAGGAGGCGTCAGGTACCGGCGTTCGGGGAGTGGAACTACTACCACCACTATGACGACCCGGAGGCTGCCGCGGTGGCGCCGCCCGCCCTGGCTTACTGCTACGCCACGCCCGAGCCGGAGGCCTGCAGCGACGTGTGGTTCAGGTACTCGCCGCCCCAGCGCAAGCCGATGCCCACCAAGAAGCCGAGAAGGAGGGTGCCGGACGGCGACAGTGATGCGTCCCTGGAGAAGAAGGGACGGCGCGCGAGGCCGGCGTCGGAGGCTGTCGGaggatgcggcggcggcggcctggcgCGCGCGACAAGGGTGGTGCGGCCGGTCGACGAGGACCTGTACCAGGTGCCGCCGCTGGACCTCGCCGCCTCCCACAAGCGCCGACCCAGGAGGAGGAGCCTTTGGATGGGCTGCCTGGGTTGCTAA